Proteins from a genomic interval of Nostoc sp. TCL240-02:
- a CDS encoding BMC domain-containing protein, whose product METSNQRSLKGIEGTSHRDTFQDTALGLVSTRSFPAIVGTADMMLKSAGVHLVGYEKIGGGYCTAIVRGGIADVRLAVESGVQTAEQFGQLVSSLVIPRPYPNLDIVLPITTRFTKLMEEGNSSRLSNQAIGLVETRGFPAMVGACDAMLKAADVHLAAYEKIGAGLCTAIIRGSVANVAVAVEAGMFEAERIGELNAVMVIPRPLDEMEQTLPLASCWIETQQPLNLPVNIKEQVAEIEVLRLPDLTKLPTKIAEVVEELWNDE is encoded by the coding sequence ATGGAAACATCTAATCAACGGTCTCTGAAAGGTATCGAAGGAACGAGTCATCGAGACACCTTCCAAGATACTGCTTTGGGTTTAGTTTCTACCCGCAGCTTTCCAGCAATAGTTGGGACGGCGGATATGATGCTGAAATCAGCAGGAGTCCATCTAGTTGGGTATGAAAAAATAGGTGGCGGTTATTGTACTGCGATCGTGCGGGGTGGCATTGCTGACGTGCGTCTGGCTGTAGAATCGGGTGTGCAAACGGCTGAACAGTTTGGTCAGTTGGTTTCTAGCTTAGTAATTCCCCGTCCTTATCCCAATCTAGATATAGTACTTCCCATCACAACCCGTTTTACTAAATTGATGGAGGAAGGCAATTCTAGCCGTCTGAGTAATCAAGCAATTGGTTTGGTAGAAACGCGAGGATTTCCAGCGATGGTAGGCGCGTGTGATGCCATGCTCAAAGCTGCTGATGTTCATTTAGCAGCTTATGAAAAAATTGGTGCGGGTTTGTGTACAGCTATTATTCGTGGTTCCGTAGCAAATGTGGCGGTAGCAGTGGAAGCGGGAATGTTTGAAGCAGAACGCATTGGAGAATTAAATGCAGTGATGGTAATTCCCCGACCACTAGACGAAATGGAGCAAACCTTGCCATTAGCAAGTTGCTGGATAGAAACACAGCAGCCTTTAAACTTGCCAGTGAACATTAAAGAACAAGTTGCCGAAATAGAAGTGCTAAGATTACCAGATTTAACTAAGCTACCTACAAAAATTGCAGAAGTTGTAGAAGAATTATGGAATGATGAATGA
- a CDS encoding transferase, whose translation MSVLSLRLSNNFDSYISGEVTIHPSAVLAPGVILQAAENSKIVIGPGVCIGMGAILQVHEGTLEVEAGANLGAGFLMVGKGTIGANACIGSATTVFNYSVEPGQVVPPGSVLGDTSRQIAQTKQPETSTNNPTATSAPPQKEEENGSGEVKEKVSSSTNFSAAAFVDFKQNKSISYFKSPATPESQPPPVEEPAKDAESPLQEAVQEPTKPDSDPNQLTTESPNGFGTQIYGQGSISRLLTTLFPHRQSLSDQNDD comes from the coding sequence ATGTCTGTGCTGTCACTGCGCCTCAGCAATAATTTTGATTCTTACATTAGTGGTGAGGTGACTATTCATCCAAGCGCAGTACTTGCACCTGGGGTCATCCTCCAAGCGGCTGAAAACAGCAAGATCGTAATTGGCCCAGGGGTCTGTATTGGGATGGGAGCAATTCTCCAAGTCCATGAAGGAACTCTAGAGGTAGAAGCAGGGGCAAATCTGGGAGCCGGTTTTTTGATGGTTGGCAAAGGCACAATTGGAGCAAATGCTTGCATTGGTTCAGCAACAACAGTTTTTAACTATTCAGTTGAACCTGGACAAGTAGTTCCACCTGGTTCAGTTTTAGGAGACACCAGTCGGCAAATTGCTCAAACAAAGCAGCCGGAAACATCTACAAATAACCCCACGGCTACAAGTGCGCCACCGCAAAAGGAAGAAGAAAATGGATCAGGAGAAGTTAAGGAAAAGGTAAGTTCTTCAACTAACTTCTCAGCTGCGGCTTTTGTGGATTTCAAACAAAATAAGTCAATTTCTTATTTTAAATCTCCAGCCACTCCTGAAAGCCAGCCTCCGCCAGTGGAGGAACCCGCGAAGGATGCTGAATCCCCCTTGCAAGAAGCCGTTCAAGAACCTACAAAACCTGACTCAGACCCCAATCAGCTAACTACAGAATCCCCCAACGGTTTCGGGACTCAAATTTATGGACAAGGGAGCATAAGCAGACTGTTGACTACATTGTTTCCTCATAGACAATCCTTGAGCGACCAAAATGACGATTAG
- a CDS encoding ribulose bisphosphate carboxylase small subunit: protein MAVRSTAAPPTPWSRNLAEPDIHKTAFVHSFSNLIGDVRIGANVIVAPGTTIRADEGTPFYLGENTNIQDGVVIHGLEQGRVIGDDQEKYSVWVGKNACITHMALIHGPAYVGDNSFIGFRSTVFNARVGAGCIVMMHALIQDVEIPAGKYVPSGAVITSQQQADRLPDVQEQDKEFAHHVVGINQALRAGYLCAADTKCIAPIRDENAKSYTGNGITVLELERSSEVASNSLGAETIEQLRYLLEQGYKIGTEHVDQRRFRTGSWTSCQPIEPRSIGEAIAALESCVSDHSGEYVRLFGIDKDRRRVLENIIQRPDGDAKQATSFKAPNTSHSNGTNGSYSSNGNGNGSSSSSGKVNGETLDQIRQLLAGGYKIGMEHVDERRFRTGSWTSCKPIEGTSTNQVISALEECIASHPGEYVRLIGIDTKAKRRVLEAIIQRPNGQVATSGSQKSSFTSSSGGSGSATATATSNRLSTEVVDQLRQLLAGGYKISLEHVDERRFRTGSWTSTGQIQASSEREAIAAIEGHLSEYQGEYVRLIGIDPKAKRRVLETIIQRPNGQIASSGSQKSFTNSAPSATATATATSNRLSSEVVDQLRQLLAGGSKISLEHVDQRRFRTGSWTSTGQIQASSEREAIAAVEGHLGEYQGEYVRLIGIDPKAKRRVLETIIQRP, encoded by the coding sequence ATGGCAGTCCGCAGCACGGCAGCACCCCCAACTCCGTGGTCAAGGAATTTAGCTGAACCCGACATCCATAAAACTGCTTTTGTACATTCATTCTCCAATCTGATTGGGGATGTACGAATAGGTGCAAATGTAATCGTTGCTCCGGGGACTACGATTAGAGCGGATGAAGGCACACCTTTTTATCTTGGTGAAAACACCAATATTCAAGATGGTGTAGTCATTCATGGGTTAGAGCAAGGTCGAGTTATTGGCGATGACCAAGAGAAATACTCGGTATGGGTAGGTAAAAATGCTTGCATTACCCACATGGCTCTAATTCACGGGCCAGCTTATGTAGGCGATAATTCCTTCATAGGCTTTCGCTCTACAGTGTTTAATGCCAGGGTGGGTGCAGGTTGCATCGTAATGATGCACGCTTTGATTCAAGACGTAGAAATTCCCGCAGGTAAATATGTACCTTCGGGAGCGGTAATTACTAGCCAACAGCAAGCTGACCGCTTGCCAGATGTGCAAGAGCAGGATAAAGAATTTGCTCATCATGTGGTTGGGATTAATCAGGCACTACGAGCTGGTTATCTTTGTGCTGCGGATACCAAATGTATAGCACCCATTCGGGATGAGAACGCTAAATCTTATACAGGTAATGGTATTACTGTTTTAGAGTTGGAAAGGAGTAGTGAAGTGGCGAGCAATAGCTTGGGTGCAGAAACAATAGAGCAGTTGCGCTATCTATTGGAACAAGGATATAAGATTGGTACAGAACACGTAGACCAGAGACGGTTCCGCACAGGTTCTTGGACTAGTTGCCAACCAATTGAACCGAGATCCATCGGTGAAGCGATCGCAGCGTTAGAAAGCTGTGTAAGTGACCATAGCGGCGAATATGTCCGACTATTTGGTATTGATAAAGATAGACGACGTGTGTTAGAAAACATCATCCAACGCCCAGATGGTGATGCTAAACAAGCTACCAGCTTTAAAGCTCCTAATACTAGTCATAGCAATGGCACCAATGGCAGCTACAGCAGCAATGGGAATGGTAACGGCAGCAGCTCTAGCAGTGGTAAAGTCAATGGCGAAACTCTAGACCAAATCCGCCAACTTTTGGCAGGTGGTTACAAAATTGGTATGGAACACGTAGATGAGCGGCGTTTCCGTACTGGTTCTTGGACTAGTTGTAAGCCAATTGAAGGTACTTCCACCAATCAAGTAATTTCCGCCTTGGAAGAATGTATCGCCAGCCATCCAGGTGAGTATGTACGTTTAATCGGCATTGATACCAAAGCTAAACGGCGGGTATTAGAAGCGATTATCCAACGTCCAAATGGTCAAGTAGCCACCTCTGGTAGTCAGAAATCATCATTTACTAGCAGCAGTGGAGGCTCTGGAAGTGCTACGGCAACAGCTACCAGTAACCGTTTGAGTACTGAAGTTGTAGACCAACTCCGGCAATTATTGGCTGGTGGGTATAAGATTAGCCTTGAACACGTAGACGAACGACGGTTCCGTACAGGTTCCTGGACTAGTACCGGTCAAATTCAAGCCTCCTCAGAAAGAGAAGCGATCGCAGCTATAGAAGGGCACCTTAGTGAATACCAAGGGGAATATGTGCGCTTAATTGGTATTGACCCCAAAGCCAAGCGTCGGGTTTTAGAAACAATTATCCAACGTCCGAATGGTCAAATAGCCTCCTCTGGCAGTCAGAAATCATTTACTAACAGTGCGCCTTCTGCTACAGCTACAGCAACAGCTACCAGTAACCGCTTGAGTAGTGAAGTTGTAGACCAACTCCGACAATTATTGGCTGGCGGTTCTAAAATTAGCCTTGAACACGTAGACCAACGGCGTTTCCGTACTGGTTCTTGGACTAGCACAGGTCAGATTCAAGCCTCCTCAGAAAGAGAAGCGATCGCCGCCGTAGAAGGACACCTTGGCGAATACCAAGGGGAATATGTGCGCTTAATTGGTATTGACCCCAAAGCCAAGCGTCGGGTATTAGAAACGATCATCCAAAGACCATAG
- a CDS encoding EutN/CcmL family microcompartment protein has translation MQVAKVRGTVVSTQKDPSLRGVKLLLLQFVDEDGNILPQYEVAADSVGAGVDEWVLVSRGSVARQVIGNEQRPLDAVVVAIIDTIYVEDRMIYSKKDQYR, from the coding sequence ATGCAAGTCGCCAAAGTTCGCGGCACAGTAGTTAGCACCCAAAAAGATCCAAGTCTCAGAGGTGTGAAACTACTGTTGTTACAATTTGTAGATGAAGACGGAAACATCCTCCCACAATATGAGGTAGCAGCAGATAGTGTGGGAGCGGGTGTTGATGAGTGGGTACTTGTCAGTCGTGGCAGTGTAGCTCGTCAAGTTATTGGCAACGAACAGCGACCACTAGATGCAGTGGTAGTGGCGATCATAGATACAATTTATGTTGAAGATCGCATGATTTACAGCAAAAAAGATCAATATCGATAG
- a CDS encoding carbon dioxide-concentrating mechanism protein CcmK, whose translation MSIAVGMVETLGFPAVVEAADAMVKAARVTLVGYEKIGSGRVTVIVRGDVSEVQASVAAGVESVKRVNGGQVLSTHIIARPHENLEYVLPIRYTEDVEQFRENVNAIRPFGRRP comes from the coding sequence ATGTCAATTGCAGTGGGAATGGTTGAAACACTGGGCTTTCCAGCAGTTGTAGAAGCTGCTGATGCGATGGTGAAAGCTGCTCGTGTAACTCTAGTAGGCTACGAAAAAATCGGCAGTGGTCGAGTTACCGTAATTGTTCGGGGTGACGTTTCGGAAGTACAAGCTTCCGTAGCCGCAGGTGTTGAATCAGTGAAGCGAGTCAACGGTGGACAAGTGCTGTCTACTCACATCATTGCTCGTCCTCACGAAAACTTGGAATACGTCCTACCAATTCGTTATACAGAAGACGTAGAACAATTCCGGGAAAATGTGAACGCAATTCGTCCTTTTGGTAGAAGACCGTAA
- a CDS encoding carbon dioxide-concentrating mechanism protein CcmK, with protein MPIAVGMIETKGFPAVVEAADAMVKAARVTLVGYEKIGSARVTVIVRGDVSEVQASVAAGVEAAKRVFGGEVLSTHIIARPHENLEYVLPIRYTEAVEQFRT; from the coding sequence ATGCCAATTGCAGTTGGAATGATTGAAACGAAAGGCTTTCCAGCAGTTGTGGAAGCTGCTGATGCGATGGTGAAAGCCGCCCGTGTCACCTTAGTAGGGTATGAAAAAATTGGTAGCGCTCGCGTCACCGTGATAGTTCGGGGAGATGTATCGGAAGTGCAAGCTTCTGTAGCTGCTGGGGTTGAAGCGGCGAAAAGAGTCTTTGGTGGTGAAGTGTTGTCCACTCACATCATTGCTCGTCCTCACGAGAACCTAGAATACGTCTTGCCGATTCGTTACACAGAAGCTGTGGAACAGTTCCGTACCTAA
- a CDS encoding NAD(P)H-quinone oxidoreductase subunit F, with translation MDQFLFSTSWFVPLYSLLGAILTLPWGIGIIQRTGPRPAAYINLLTTVVAFVHSLFVFKNIWDREPEKLLVPWFKAADLDLSFTLELSAVSIGATVLITGLSFLAQVYALGYMEKDWSLARFFALLGFFEAALTGLAISDSLFLSYTLLEVLTLSTYLLVGFWYAQPLVVTAARDAFWTKRVGDLLLLMATVTLSNLAGSLNFSDLYEWAQTANLSPVTSTLLGLALIAGPAGKCAQFPLHLWLDEAMEGPNPASVMRNSLVVAGGAYLLYKFQPLLALSPVALNALVIMGTVTAIGATLVSIAQIDIKRSLSHSTSAYMGLVFLAVGLQQGGVALMLLLTHAIAKALLFMSSGSVILTTQSQDLTEMGGLWSRMPATTTAFIVGSAGMVTFLPLGGFWAMLGWADGFVNISPWVIGVLLLVNCLTALNLTRVFRLVFWGKPQQKTRRTPEVGWQMAFPMVTLIVLTLLLPLMLQQWYLLPNWESINWYVASALFGSTVLGVVVGSTVYLHKAWSRSRFLAWRFVQDLLGYDFYIDRVYRVTVVSAVALLSKISAWSDRYLVDGLVNLVGFATIFGGQTLKYSISGQSQGYMLTILAVVSVLAFFIGWSSGLLDKLPF, from the coding sequence ATGGATCAATTTCTATTTTCAACAAGTTGGTTTGTGCCTTTATATAGCTTATTAGGCGCAATTTTGACGTTGCCCTGGGGAATAGGAATAATTCAGCGAACAGGGCCAAGACCTGCGGCATACATCAACTTGTTGACAACTGTTGTGGCTTTTGTCCATAGTCTGTTTGTATTCAAAAACATTTGGGATAGAGAACCAGAAAAGTTACTAGTGCCGTGGTTCAAAGCTGCTGATTTAGACTTATCTTTTACATTGGAACTCTCAGCAGTCAGTATTGGGGCGACAGTTTTAATCACAGGTTTAAGCTTTCTGGCACAAGTTTACGCTCTGGGTTACATGGAAAAAGACTGGTCGCTGGCGCGTTTTTTTGCGCTACTGGGATTTTTTGAAGCAGCGCTGACTGGTCTAGCAATCAGCGATTCTTTGTTTCTCAGCTATACCCTTTTGGAAGTTTTGACGCTTTCAACTTACTTGCTGGTGGGATTCTGGTATGCTCAACCGCTAGTAGTGACGGCGGCGCGAGATGCATTTTGGACTAAACGGGTAGGCGACTTGTTGCTGCTGATGGCTACGGTGACGCTTTCCAACTTAGCCGGTAGTTTGAACTTTTCGGATTTATATGAGTGGGCGCAAACAGCTAATTTAAGCCCAGTGACATCAACATTGCTGGGTTTGGCGTTAATTGCTGGGCCGGCTGGGAAATGTGCCCAATTTCCCCTGCACCTTTGGTTAGATGAGGCGATGGAAGGGCCAAACCCAGCTTCGGTAATGCGAAACTCACTGGTAGTAGCTGGTGGCGCTTATTTACTGTATAAATTTCAACCATTGTTAGCACTGTCACCAGTTGCCTTGAATGCCTTGGTAATCATGGGTACGGTAACGGCAATTGGGGCGACATTAGTATCTATAGCTCAAATTGACATTAAGCGATCGCTATCTCACTCCACTAGTGCATACATGGGATTAGTGTTTTTAGCGGTGGGGTTACAGCAAGGGGGTGTGGCTTTGATGTTGCTGTTAACTCATGCGATCGCTAAAGCATTATTATTTATGAGTTCCGGTTCAGTCATCTTAACTACCCAAAGCCAAGACTTAACCGAAATGGGCGGACTCTGGTCGCGGATGCCAGCCACCACCACCGCCTTTATTGTCGGTTCGGCGGGGATGGTAACGTTTCTCCCATTGGGAGGCTTCTGGGCAATGCTAGGATGGGCTGACGGTTTCGTAAATATTAGCCCTTGGGTGATTGGGGTTTTATTATTAGTCAATTGCTTAACAGCGTTGAACTTGACTAGAGTATTCAGATTAGTCTTCTGGGGTAAACCGCAGCAAAAAACCCGACGCACGCCAGAAGTTGGTTGGCAAATGGCCTTCCCGATGGTAACTCTCATAGTCTTGACTCTGCTTTTGCCTTTGATGCTACAGCAATGGTACTTACTACCAAATTGGGAAAGTATTAATTGGTATGTAGCATCAGCATTGTTTGGTTCTACCGTACTAGGAGTAGTTGTCGGTTCTACAGTTTATCTGCACAAAGCTTGGTCAAGATCGAGATTCTTGGCATGGAGATTTGTACAAGACTTATTAGGTTATGATTTTTATATTGACCGAGTTTATCGCGTAACGGTAGTGAGTGCAGTCGCACTGCTGTCTAAAATTTCTGCTTGGAGCGATCGCTATTTAGTCGATGGTCTAGTAAACTTGGTTGGGTTTGCGACAATTTTTGGTGGACAAACTTTAAAGTACAGCATTTCTGGGCAATCTCAGGGCTATATGTTGACCATCTTAGCAGTTGTCAGCGTCCTAGCTTTCTTCATCGGCTGGTCATCGGGTTTACTGGATAAATTGCCTTTTTAA
- a CDS encoding NADH-quinone oxidoreductase subunit M produces MLSVLILVPLIGAALIGFSPSGISGKFARGVALVFASIAFLWTIVLAIQFHPGEITQQFAESVPWIDVLGLNYNLGVDGLSLPLLVLNGLLTSIAIYSSDESLQRPKFYYSLILLLSAGVTGAFLAQDLLLFFLFYELELIPLYLLIAIWGGEKRGYAATKFLIYTAVSGILILASFLGMVWLSGSSNFALATLNATTLPLATQLLLLGGILIGFGIKIPLVPFHTWLPDAHVEASTPISVLLAGVLLKLGTYGLLRFGMNLLPEAWAYLAPWLATWAVVSVLYGASCAIAQTDMKKMVAYSSIGHMGYVLLATAAATPLTVLGAVMQMISHGLISAMLFLLVGVVYKKAGSRDLDVLQGLLNPERGMPVIGSLMVLGVMASAGIPGMVGFISEFIIFRGSFAVFPVQTLLSMLGTGLTAVYFLILLDRAFFGRLSAQVTNLPRVYWSDRIPAAILAVLIVIFGIQPTWLARWTEPTITAMVNSQNVVVAVSLEKAMGNGD; encoded by the coding sequence ATGCTTAGTGTTTTAATTCTAGTGCCGTTAATCGGTGCAGCTTTAATTGGTTTCTCGCCGTCTGGCATCAGTGGAAAATTTGCCCGTGGGGTGGCTTTGGTCTTTGCTAGTATCGCTTTCTTGTGGACAATCGTACTAGCAATTCAGTTCCATCCAGGGGAAATCACTCAACAGTTTGCTGAATCTGTACCTTGGATAGATGTCTTAGGCTTAAACTATAACCTAGGAGTTGATGGTTTATCTTTGCCACTGCTGGTTTTGAATGGACTGTTAACTTCTATTGCCATCTACAGTAGCGATGAATCTCTACAGCGCCCTAAATTTTATTACTCTTTGATACTATTATTGAGCGCTGGGGTGACTGGAGCATTTCTGGCACAGGATTTACTTTTATTTTTCCTGTTTTACGAATTAGAACTAATTCCACTATATCTGTTGATAGCTATTTGGGGTGGGGAAAAGCGGGGTTATGCGGCTACAAAATTTCTTATTTATACCGCCGTTTCAGGAATCTTGATTTTGGCAAGTTTCCTCGGCATGGTTTGGCTGAGTGGTTCCTCTAACTTTGCACTCGCAACCTTAAACGCTACAACTTTACCCTTAGCGACACAGCTTTTACTGCTAGGGGGGATTTTGATCGGTTTCGGGATTAAAATTCCCTTAGTTCCCTTTCATACTTGGTTGCCAGATGCTCACGTTGAAGCTTCCACACCAATTTCTGTGCTATTGGCTGGAGTGTTGTTGAAGTTGGGAACCTACGGCTTATTGCGTTTTGGCATGAATTTGTTACCAGAAGCTTGGGCTTATCTGGCTCCTTGGTTAGCGACTTGGGCAGTGGTGAGTGTATTGTATGGTGCATCCTGCGCGATCGCTCAAACCGATATGAAAAAAATGGTAGCATACAGTTCCATTGGACACATGGGCTATGTGCTATTAGCGACGGCGGCGGCTACACCATTAACTGTGTTAGGTGCTGTCATGCAGATGATTAGCCACGGCTTGATTTCTGCCATGCTGTTTTTGCTGGTAGGAGTTGTGTATAAAAAAGCCGGAAGCCGAGATTTAGATGTTCTCCAAGGATTGCTGAACCCAGAACGAGGTATGCCCGTAATTGGTAGCCTAATGGTTTTGGGAGTTATGGCCAGCGCTGGGATACCAGGAATGGTCGGGTTTATTTCCGAATTTATCATTTTTCGGGGCAGCTTCGCAGTTTTTCCAGTACAAACCCTACTATCAATGCTTGGAACCGGCTTAACTGCGGTTTACTTCTTAATACTCCTCGACCGCGCCTTTTTTGGACGCTTGTCTGCACAAGTTACTAACCTACCACGTGTGTATTGGAGCGATCGCATACCAGCTGCAATTTTAGCTGTGCTGATTGTGATTTTCGGCATTCAACCCACTTGGTTAGCACGCTGGACTGAACCAACAATTACAGCAATGGTTAATAGTCAAAACGTAGTAGTAGCAGTGTCCTTAGAAAAAGCAATGGGGAATGGGGATTAG
- a CDS encoding CO2 hydration protein has product MVTIKKKAVHNPLAEYIERLQKGEALLPDSPENVLEVVGILKSYGVVLDAYSINLNYIAEHQFLIFFPFFKYFNGEVSFQKLLRHWWHDRINFEYAEYCMKGMMWHGGGGLDTYLDTTEFKERAQAVIAAKFKNNPLILGINQLFPDFLIEQLRVSAYYTGLGQFWRVMADIFLSLSDLYDKGKIKSISEVVEHIKAGLVANASNPITYAVKIRGEVYEIIPKSVGLTFLADTAIPYVEAVFFRGTPFHGTVSYNAQGYQIPPDQTRFQYGALYADPLPIGGAGIPPTLLMQDMRHYLPEYLHEIYRRSLRGEDDLRVQICMSFQKSMFCVTTATILGLMPYPLDTKDPNEVKGNRIYLEKWMSRLETSRLLDVNK; this is encoded by the coding sequence ATGGTAACTATTAAAAAGAAAGCGGTTCACAATCCCTTAGCTGAGTATATTGAACGTCTGCAAAAAGGAGAAGCATTACTCCCTGATAGTCCAGAAAACGTGCTGGAAGTTGTTGGTATTCTTAAAAGCTATGGCGTAGTTTTAGATGCCTACTCAATAAATCTTAACTACATTGCTGAACATCAGTTTTTAATATTTTTCCCATTTTTTAAATACTTTAATGGAGAGGTATCTTTTCAAAAATTACTCCGTCATTGGTGGCACGATCGCATTAATTTTGAATATGCCGAATATTGTATGAAAGGCATGATGTGGCACGGTGGCGGCGGACTAGATACCTATTTAGATACAACAGAATTTAAAGAAAGAGCGCAAGCCGTTATTGCCGCAAAATTTAAAAATAATCCTTTAATTTTGGGTATTAACCAACTGTTTCCAGATTTCTTAATAGAACAATTGCGCGTCTCTGCTTACTACACGGGTTTAGGTCAATTCTGGCGAGTCATGGCTGATATCTTCCTCAGCTTATCAGACCTCTACGATAAAGGCAAAATAAAATCGATTTCCGAAGTTGTAGAACATATCAAAGCAGGGTTGGTGGCAAATGCCTCAAACCCAATTACCTACGCCGTCAAAATTCGGGGTGAAGTCTATGAAATCATTCCCAAAAGTGTTGGTTTAACCTTCTTAGCAGATACAGCGATACCTTATGTAGAAGCAGTATTCTTTCGGGGAACTCCTTTCCACGGTACAGTTTCATACAATGCCCAAGGTTATCAAATTCCTCCAGATCAAACGCGATTTCAATATGGCGCATTGTATGCAGATCCTTTACCCATCGGCGGCGCGGGTATTCCTCCCACCTTGTTGATGCAAGATATGCGTCATTATCTTCCAGAGTATTTGCACGAAATTTATCGTCGCAGCCTCCGGGGTGAAGATGATTTGCGGGTACAAATTTGCATGAGTTTCCAAAAATCGATGTTTTGTGTGACAACAGCAACAATTTTGGGACTAATGCCTTATCCTTTGGATACTAAAGATCCAAATGAGGTGAAAGGTAATCGAATTTATTTAGAAAAGTGGATGAGTCGGTTAGAAACTTCGCGGTTGTTGGATGTGAATAAATAA
- a CDS encoding oxygenase MpaB family protein — MLLNRYKNLHLIQQLDPVRDHCRIYHLMNGYEFPWDMTRSLEVALMRTYCVPSISKLLNRTEEFTHCPQKRYDDTSIIVGEMIKWGYNSDRGKEALQRMNALHGRFKIDNGDFLYVLSTFIFEPIRWNVQFGWRLMCEQEKLASFYFWREVGKQMQIQNIPETYEELERYNLDYERQNFRYSDTNRRVGEATRDLFLSWFPSWMRSAIKPGIYALLDDTMLDAFGFPYPSPLLRSVMVSLLKIRAKLIRLFPPRNQPNFYIDSPIPSYPTGYEIANVGPPENVKQ; from the coding sequence ATGCTTCTCAATCGTTATAAAAATCTTCATTTGATTCAGCAACTCGATCCAGTGCGAGATCATTGCCGGATTTATCACTTGATGAATGGCTATGAGTTTCCTTGGGATATGACGCGATCGCTCGAAGTTGCTTTGATGCGAACTTATTGCGTTCCTAGTATTTCTAAATTGCTGAATCGGACAGAAGAATTTACCCATTGTCCACAAAAACGCTACGATGATACGTCAATAATTGTTGGAGAGATGATTAAGTGGGGCTATAATAGCGATCGCGGCAAAGAAGCCTTGCAACGCATGAATGCACTCCACGGACGCTTCAAGATTGACAACGGTGATTTCCTGTATGTACTTTCAACCTTCATTTTCGAGCCTATCCGTTGGAATGTGCAGTTTGGTTGGCGGTTGATGTGCGAACAAGAAAAATTAGCGTCCTTTTACTTTTGGCGAGAAGTAGGTAAGCAAATGCAGATTCAGAATATCCCTGAAACCTACGAAGAATTGGAGCGCTATAACCTTGACTACGAACGCCAAAACTTTCGCTATTCAGATACAAATCGTCGAGTTGGGGAAGCTACACGCGATTTATTTTTGAGTTGGTTTCCTTCGTGGATGCGTTCTGCCATCAAACCAGGTATCTATGCTTTACTGGATGACACCATGCTCGATGCCTTTGGTTTTCCCTATCCTTCACCATTGCTGCGATCGGTTATGGTAAGTCTACTAAAAATCCGAGCCAAATTAATCCGGTTATTCCCACCTCGGAATCAGCCTAATTTTTATATTGACTCTCCTATCCCCAGCTATCCCACTGGCTATGAAATTGCAAATGTGGGGCCACCGGAAAACGTTAAGCAGTAA
- a CDS encoding type II toxin-antitoxin system VapC family toxin — MTQYVLDASIAIKWFIPEVYSDVARRLLASNHTFLVPDFFFPEVGNVLWKRVRRGEDTAENARQTLADLNAVPVEVYLSQSLMPLALDIALQTERAVYDSLYLALAITQQCQMVTADEKFYNALITSAYISNILWVENI, encoded by the coding sequence GTGACTCAGTATGTTTTAGATGCTAGCATTGCTATAAAGTGGTTTATCCCTGAAGTCTACTCTGATGTAGCTAGGCGCTTATTAGCAAGTAACCATACTTTCTTAGTTCCAGATTTTTTCTTCCCAGAAGTGGGAAACGTCTTGTGGAAACGAGTCCGTCGCGGTGAAGATACTGCTGAAAATGCAAGACAAACATTAGCAGATTTAAATGCAGTTCCTGTAGAGGTGTACTTATCTCAATCTTTAATGCCACTTGCTTTAGATATTGCCCTTCAAACAGAGCGTGCAGTATATGACAGTTTATACTTAGCACTGGCTATTACACAACAATGCCAAATGGTGACAGCAGACGAAAAATTTTACAACGCACTAATAACTAGTGCTTACATCAGTAATATTTTATGGGTGGAGAATATTTAG
- a CDS encoding Arc family DNA-binding protein, with amino-acid sequence MAEILVENLDPIILEKLETLAKQHGRSLQEELKQILQQATEKATHYHTGGDLEKVREAVARAQVRYTGKIFSDSTELIREDRER; translated from the coding sequence ATGGCTGAAATCTTAGTTGAAAATTTAGATCCTATTATTTTAGAAAAGCTAGAAACTCTTGCCAAACAACACGGTAGGTCTTTGCAAGAAGAACTAAAGCAGATCCTACAACAAGCGACTGAAAAAGCGACACATTATCACACTGGTGGCGACCTAGAAAAAGTCAGAGAAGCTGTAGCACGCGCTCAAGTTAGATATACAGGAAAGATTTTCAGTGATAGTACTGAACTCATCCGCGAGGACAGAGAACGGTGA